A single genomic interval of Lewinellaceae bacterium harbors:
- a CDS encoding Crp/Fnr family transcriptional regulator, translating into MIAAETTVRKIYPISTPMVNDWSELFTPGVEQHYRRGQVVFPRNHLHPYVYQVVKGLVAICSVSQNDDVILDAPGKGDLVNLDGILPAPNESYRATALTGSTILRRLPLTEVQVALQSRQKWNEMVHQYLLNQIQRSQQRIHDLMVLSAPERIIHFLMQYVLKQGRQVGFEWVVQPVLTHHEIGLLTGTGRQTVTTVLNELRSEDVVHFTRNYFIIRNLEKMTTLSGCPVREEFRTANRK; encoded by the coding sequence ATGATTGCTGCAGAAACTACTGTAAGAAAAATCTACCCGATTTCCACCCCGATGGTGAATGACTGGAGTGAATTATTTACTCCGGGTGTTGAACAACACTACCGCCGCGGCCAGGTCGTTTTCCCAAGAAATCACCTGCATCCCTATGTTTATCAGGTGGTAAAAGGGTTGGTGGCCATCTGTTCGGTATCTCAGAATGATGATGTCATTCTGGATGCTCCCGGAAAAGGTGATCTGGTCAACCTTGATGGTATTTTACCGGCACCCAATGAATCATACCGGGCGACGGCACTGACCGGGTCTACGATCCTGAGGCGATTACCGCTGACTGAGGTCCAGGTTGCACTGCAGTCCAGGCAAAAATGGAATGAAATGGTTCACCAGTATCTGCTCAATCAAATCCAGCGATCGCAGCAGCGGATCCACGATCTCATGGTGCTTTCCGCACCGGAAAGAATCATTCATTTTCTGATGCAGTACGTCCTCAAACAAGGTCGTCAGGTCGGCTTTGAGTGGGTAGTCCAGCCGGTGCTGACACACCATGAAATTGGTCTGCTTACCGGAACCGGCAGGCAGACCGTAACCACCGTCCTCAATGAGTTGAGAAGTGAAGATGTCGTTCACTTTACCAGAAATTACTTTATCATCCGTAATCTTGAAAAAATGACCACCCTTTCAGGTTGCCCCGTCAGGGAGGAATTCAGGACTGCCAACAGAAAATAA
- a CDS encoding 4'-phosphopantetheinyl transferase superfamily protein, translated as MPIIHHQTIEPQGNWAIWEIREAESWFRAHLQLFEVEESMIGEMNGQRRLEWLAARQLLHEVLGDQDRTPCLKDTNGKPYLEDRPIHLSMSHSHDLAAVILAPVPVGIDVQYRVAKLQRISSKFVTDKEVDVYPGKPDLDFLHILWSAKECIYKAYGKRGLDFREHLHVYLDEKVQEVGTCEGFLIKGDFEARYNIHYEWFDPGFVLVYALMA; from the coding sequence GTGCCAATAATCCATCATCAAACCATTGAACCCCAGGGTAACTGGGCTATCTGGGAAATCCGTGAAGCGGAATCCTGGTTCCGGGCTCATTTGCAGTTATTTGAGGTGGAAGAATCCATGATCGGTGAGATGAATGGTCAGCGAAGGCTGGAGTGGCTCGCGGCTCGTCAGTTACTACACGAAGTTTTAGGAGACCAGGATCGTACGCCATGTCTGAAAGACACGAATGGGAAGCCATACCTGGAAGACCGCCCGATCCATCTATCCATGAGTCATTCCCACGACCTGGCAGCGGTCATACTGGCACCGGTACCGGTTGGTATCGATGTACAGTACCGGGTGGCCAAACTGCAGCGTATTTCATCAAAATTTGTGACAGACAAAGAAGTAGACGTGTATCCGGGGAAACCTGACCTGGACTTTCTGCATATCCTCTGGAGCGCGAAGGAATGTATTTATAAAGCATATGGCAAAAGAGGATTAGATTTTCGTGAGCATCTGCACGTATACCTGGATGAGAAAGTACAGGAAGTTGGGACCTGCGAGGGCTTCCTGATCAAGGGTGACTTTGAAGCCCGCTACAACATCCACTATGAGTGGTTCGATCCCGGATTTGTACTGGTGTATGCCCTTATGGCTTAG
- the gcvP gene encoding aminomethyl-transferring glycine dehydrogenase, which translates to MMQAPFRNRHIGINDRDLATMLELIGVPSLDQLMDETIPRDIRLEQPLQLPAALSEFDYLHHLESIAAKNEVLKSLIGQGFYGTVTPSPILRNIFQNPGWYTQYTPYQAEISQGRLEALLNFQTMIADLTGMSLANASLLDEGTAAAEAMLMFHAHKNRRAKGETADVLYVADDVFATTIEVVKGRAIPQNISLKVGPWEEATLDDQTFAILIQYPASQGHVHDYRDLVQAAHEKDIYVIVAADLLSLAVLIPPGEWGADAVIGNTQRFGVPMGAGGPHAAYFATREEFKRQIPGRIIGVSIDEKGKTALRMALQTREQHIKREKATSNICTAQALLAIMAGMYGVYHGPEGLRQIATTIHRLTWSLAGQLYAAGMDVINKSCFDTLTIKVPADQVATIRQRALAAGYNLYYNGHLITIALDETCSDRDVANLTEVLTGKGMEDLVQIPDNLSAYRRTSEFMTHPVFHNYRSESQLMRYIKRLENKDLSLVHSMIPLGSCTMKLNAATELFPVSWPAFADIHPLAPADQLEGYRQLFTELEDYLCEITGFTGCSLQPNSGAQGEYTGLLVIRAYHEDRGQAHRNIALIPESAHGTNPASAVMAGMEVIVVACDEKGNIDLDDLEAKCKEHTDHLGALMVTYPSTHGVFEKDIRQICRLIHEHGGLVYMDGANMNAQVGLTNPARIGADVCHLNLHKTFAIPHGGGGPGMGPICVNDKLKPYLPGHPFQHIGGDKAIPSVSSAPWGSASILVISYGYIRMMGFRGLKAASEYAILNANYIKARLEGVFDVVYTGEQGRAAHELIIDARPFKALNISAEDIAKRLMDYSFHAPTLSFPVAGTLMIEPTESEDKEELDRFCEAMLSIKQEIDDIASGGADAEDHVLHNAPHTLEEITADSWAHPYSREQAAYPVPYLRSHFKFWPSVARVNNGYGDRNLVCACPPIEDYKGA; encoded by the coding sequence ATGATGCAAGCGCCTTTCCGTAACCGCCATATTGGCATTAACGATCGTGATCTGGCCACCATGCTGGAGCTCATCGGAGTCCCTTCCCTGGATCAACTGATGGATGAAACCATCCCCCGGGACATTCGCCTGGAACAACCCCTGCAACTTCCAGCTGCTCTTTCCGAATTCGATTATTTGCACCATCTGGAATCGATAGCTGCGAAAAACGAAGTGCTCAAATCACTGATTGGCCAGGGTTTCTATGGGACGGTGACTCCATCCCCCATCCTGCGGAATATCTTTCAGAACCCGGGTTGGTATACCCAGTACACGCCCTATCAGGCAGAAATATCCCAGGGAAGACTGGAAGCCTTGCTGAATTTTCAGACCATGATTGCCGATTTGACCGGCATGTCGCTGGCCAATGCCTCACTGCTGGATGAAGGAACTGCCGCCGCAGAAGCCATGCTGATGTTCCATGCCCATAAGAACCGGCGAGCAAAAGGTGAAACAGCCGATGTACTCTATGTAGCCGACGATGTCTTCGCCACCACCATTGAGGTGGTCAAAGGGAGAGCTATCCCGCAAAACATATCCCTGAAAGTAGGCCCCTGGGAAGAGGCAACCCTGGACGACCAGACCTTTGCCATATTAATCCAGTATCCGGCCAGTCAGGGGCATGTCCACGATTATCGTGACCTCGTGCAGGCAGCCCACGAAAAAGATATATATGTCATTGTAGCCGCAGACCTGCTCAGTTTGGCGGTACTCATCCCTCCGGGAGAATGGGGTGCAGATGCGGTTATCGGCAATACCCAGCGGTTCGGCGTACCCATGGGGGCAGGTGGCCCTCATGCCGCCTATTTCGCCACACGGGAGGAATTCAAACGGCAGATCCCCGGGCGAATCATCGGCGTTTCGATCGATGAAAAAGGTAAGACAGCCCTGCGGATGGCCCTCCAAACCAGAGAGCAACACATCAAGCGTGAGAAAGCAACCTCGAATATCTGTACCGCACAGGCATTACTGGCCATAATGGCAGGCATGTACGGCGTATACCATGGTCCCGAAGGATTACGCCAGATAGCCACAACCATTCATCGGCTGACCTGGTCTCTGGCCGGCCAACTTTACGCTGCCGGCATGGATGTCATCAATAAGTCCTGTTTTGACACCCTGACGATAAAAGTTCCTGCCGATCAGGTTGCCACCATACGCCAGCGTGCACTGGCCGCCGGGTATAATTTATATTACAATGGGCACCTGATTACGATTGCCCTGGACGAGACCTGTTCAGACCGGGATGTGGCAAACCTGACCGAAGTATTGACAGGTAAAGGCATGGAAGACCTGGTTCAGATTCCGGATAACCTGTCGGCCTACCGCCGCACTTCGGAATTTATGACCCACCCGGTATTTCACAATTACCGCTCGGAGTCACAGCTGATGCGTTACATCAAGCGCCTGGAGAATAAAGACCTGTCCCTGGTTCACAGCATGATCCCTTTGGGTTCCTGCACCATGAAGCTAAATGCAGCCACCGAACTGTTTCCGGTAAGCTGGCCGGCGTTCGCGGACATCCATCCGCTGGCCCCTGCTGACCAACTGGAAGGTTACCGGCAGCTGTTCACCGAACTGGAAGATTATCTCTGTGAGATCACCGGATTTACGGGATGCTCACTTCAGCCCAATTCCGGTGCCCAGGGAGAATACACCGGACTTCTGGTCATCCGCGCTTATCACGAAGACCGGGGCCAAGCACACCGCAACATAGCCCTGATCCCCGAATCCGCCCACGGCACCAATCCGGCCAGCGCCGTTATGGCCGGTATGGAAGTGATTGTCGTTGCCTGTGATGAGAAGGGAAATATAGATCTGGACGATCTGGAAGCCAAGTGCAAAGAACACACTGATCATTTGGGAGCTTTGATGGTCACCTACCCTTCCACCCACGGCGTTTTTGAAAAAGATATCCGTCAGATCTGCAGGCTGATCCACGAACATGGAGGACTGGTATACATGGATGGAGCCAACATGAATGCACAGGTCGGCCTCACCAATCCGGCACGTATCGGTGCAGACGTCTGCCATCTCAACCTGCACAAGACCTTTGCCATCCCACATGGTGGAGGTGGACCTGGCATGGGCCCAATCTGCGTCAACGATAAGCTTAAACCATACCTCCCGGGCCATCCATTCCAGCATATCGGAGGGGATAAAGCCATTCCAAGTGTCTCATCGGCACCCTGGGGAAGCGCATCCATTCTGGTGATTTCCTACGGTTACATCCGGATGATGGGATTCCGGGGCCTGAAAGCAGCCAGTGAGTACGCCATTCTGAATGCCAATTATATTAAAGCCCGGCTGGAAGGCGTATTCGACGTGGTCTATACCGGTGAACAAGGCCGGGCAGCCCATGAGCTGATCATCGATGCACGACCGTTCAAGGCACTAAACATATCCGCCGAAGACATCGCCAAGCGATTGATGGACTACAGTTTCCATGCACCTACGCTTTCATTCCCTGTTGCAGGTACCCTCATGATTGAGCCGACCGAAAGTGAAGACAAGGAAGAACTGGATCGATTTTGCGAAGCCATGTTATCCATCAAGCAGGAAATCGACGATATCGCCAGCGGAGGAGCTGACGCAGAAGACCATGTGCTGCATAACGCACCCCATACCCTGGAGGAAATCACAGCCGACAGCTGGGCACATCCCTATTCACGGGAACAGGCTGCCTACCCGGTTCCCTATCTGCGCAGTCACTTCAAGTTTTGGCCGAGTGTAGCCCGTGTGAACAACGGGTATGGTGACCGTAACCTCGTCTGTGCCTGCCCACCAATTGAGGATTACAAGGGTGCCTGA
- a CDS encoding fumarylacetoacetate hydrolase family protein: MKIICVGRNYVDHAKELNNPVPTEPMLFMKPSTAILNNNKPFYHPEWSENIHYEAEVVLRICKNGKYIQPEFADTYYDQVTLGIDFTARDIQDRCKAKGHPWEVAKAFDHSAVIGQFIPREDVDVSNIHFELDKNGERVQVGETRDMIFSFTDLLVYASQRFTLQVGDFIFTGTPAGVGKVSVGDELTGQLEGKEMFRVQIK, translated from the coding sequence ATGAAAATCATCTGCGTAGGCCGTAATTACGTTGATCATGCCAAAGAACTGAACAATCCGGTCCCAACGGAACCCATGTTGTTCATGAAGCCTTCTACCGCCATTCTCAACAACAACAAGCCTTTTTACCATCCGGAGTGGAGCGAGAATATCCATTATGAAGCGGAGGTCGTATTGCGGATCTGCAAAAACGGGAAATACATACAGCCGGAATTTGCCGATACCTATTACGATCAGGTTACCCTGGGTATTGATTTTACAGCCCGGGATATTCAGGATCGTTGCAAGGCAAAGGGCCATCCCTGGGAAGTCGCTAAAGCGTTTGACCATTCGGCGGTGATCGGCCAATTTATTCCCAGAGAGGATGTCGATGTAAGCAACATCCATTTTGAGCTGGATAAAAACGGTGAGCGGGTCCAGGTGGGCGAAACCAGGGATATGATCTTTTCGTTTACCGACTTATTGGTTTATGCATCCCAGCGGTTTACACTGCAGGTTGGCGATTTTATTTTTACCGGAACCCCGGCCGGGGTAGGAAAAGTATCGGTTGGAGATGAACTGACGGGACAGCTGGAAGGAAAAGAAATGTTCAGGGTCCAGATAAAGTGA
- a CDS encoding methionine adenosyltransferase encodes MYLFTSESVSEGHPDKVADQISDAILDAFLTQDPKSKVACETLVTTGLAVVSGEVRSSAYVDIQSVVRETIQKIGYTKSEYKFDADACGVVSAIHEQSPDIAMGVDVGKDAMNIGAGDQGMMFGYATNETSNYMPLPLELSHMMLRELAAIRKAGKEMTYLRPDSKAQVTLAYEEGTNKPLHIDTIVLSTQHDDFASEAKMLKVIRKDVQEILLPRVIKKLGAKNRSLFDYKYKLHVNPTGKFVIGGPHGDTGLTGRKIIVDTYGGKGAHGGGAFSGKDSTKVDRSAAYAMRHLAKNMVAAGLADQCLVQVAYAIGVAEPVGLFVDTYGTSKIKISDGEIAQKLLKLVDLRPAAIIKRFGLQNPIFLETAAYGHMGRKPGTKEVMLGVNGQAKKTTVETFTWEKLDLVDTLKEAFR; translated from the coding sequence ATGTATTTGTTTACCTCCGAATCGGTATCTGAAGGTCATCCGGACAAAGTTGCGGATCAAATATCCGATGCCATACTGGATGCCTTTCTCACTCAGGACCCCAAGTCCAAAGTAGCCTGTGAAACATTGGTTACCACGGGTCTGGCGGTCGTATCCGGCGAGGTGCGTTCATCTGCCTATGTCGACATACAGAGTGTGGTCCGGGAGACCATTCAGAAGATAGGTTATACCAAATCCGAGTACAAATTTGATGCGGATGCCTGCGGTGTTGTTTCTGCCATCCACGAGCAATCTCCGGATATCGCCATGGGTGTCGATGTAGGGAAAGATGCGATGAACATCGGAGCCGGGGACCAGGGGATGATGTTTGGCTACGCTACCAACGAGACGTCTAATTACATGCCCTTGCCCCTCGAACTAAGTCATATGATGCTCCGTGAGCTGGCGGCAATTCGCAAAGCTGGTAAGGAAATGACCTATCTCCGGCCGGATTCCAAGGCTCAGGTGACCCTGGCCTATGAAGAAGGGACCAACAAACCGCTCCACATCGATACCATTGTACTCTCTACGCAGCATGATGATTTCGCCTCAGAAGCCAAGATGCTTAAGGTCATTCGCAAGGACGTACAGGAGATCCTACTGCCCCGGGTCATCAAGAAACTGGGTGCCAAAAACAGGAGCCTGTTTGACTATAAATACAAATTACATGTGAACCCCACCGGCAAATTTGTGATCGGCGGACCTCATGGAGATACCGGCCTTACCGGTCGCAAGATCATCGTGGATACTTATGGTGGGAAGGGAGCACACGGAGGTGGTGCATTTTCTGGTAAAGACTCTACAAAAGTGGACCGTTCCGCGGCCTATGCGATGCGTCATTTGGCCAAAAACATGGTAGCAGCCGGCCTCGCAGACCAGTGTCTCGTACAGGTAGCCTATGCCATCGGGGTGGCCGAACCGGTAGGTTTGTTTGTGGATACTTATGGTACCAGCAAAATAAAAATATCTGACGGCGAGATTGCACAAAAATTACTGAAGTTGGTAGATTTGCGTCCGGCAGCTATTATCAAACGTTTTGGACTGCAAAACCCAATATTCCTTGAGACAGCCGCTTACGGCCATATGGGGCGCAAACCCGGTACCAAGGAAGTGATGCTTGGGGTGAATGGCCAGGCCAAAAAAACCACAGTAGAAACGTTTACGTGGGAAAAACTGGATCTCGTGGATACGCTGAAAGAAGCATTCCGCTAG
- a CDS encoding SET domain-containing protein produces MIHPHTEIRYINDLKGYGVVAKQMIPKGTITWVLDELDREFSPEDIGNMEPIYQQILDTYSFRNSAGNHVLCWDHGRFVNHSFNSNCLTTAYDFEIAIRDIYPGEELTDDYGYLNIGTPFRALDEGTRRKTVYPDDLKRYYKVWDRKLWPAFKRIGKVSQPLRHLIRDTRWEHYMDVSTGRQPMESILACYYPGSEEGALIMVENGRK; encoded by the coding sequence ATGATCCATCCACATACTGAAATTCGATACATCAACGATTTGAAAGGCTACGGTGTAGTAGCCAAACAAATGATCCCCAAAGGGACCATAACCTGGGTTCTTGATGAGCTTGACCGCGAATTTTCGCCGGAAGATATCGGGAACATGGAGCCTATTTACCAGCAGATACTGGATACCTATTCCTTTCGCAACAGTGCAGGGAATCACGTCCTTTGTTGGGATCATGGACGTTTTGTCAATCACAGTTTTAACTCAAACTGTCTGACAACCGCTTATGATTTCGAGATTGCCATACGGGATATTTACCCGGGAGAAGAATTAACCGATGATTATGGCTATCTTAACATTGGAACCCCATTCCGCGCTTTGGATGAAGGTACCCGGCGTAAGACGGTCTATCCCGACGATCTCAAACGATATTACAAAGTCTGGGATCGCAAGTTATGGCCTGCATTCAAACGCATAGGAAAGGTGAGCCAACCGCTCCGGCATCTTATCCGGGATACCCGGTGGGAGCATTACATGGATGTTTCTACCGGTAGACAGCCAATGGAATCGATATTGGCTTGTTATTATCCCGGTTCAGAGGAAGGCGCATTGATTATGGTAGAGAATGGCCGTAAATGA
- the trpS gene encoding tryptophan--tRNA ligase: MEGKKQVLSCIQPTGNVHLGRYFGAIQNWVALQDQYDCFYGVVNYHGMTTPFDPQKLRTLTWDVAFRLIACGLDVNNIFIHSLVPEHTELAWILSCMTSYGELTRMTQFKDKSQQISESSKDAFISTGLFTYPVLQAADIIIYHAHYVPVGKDQEQHLELTRNIATRFNYVVKKDYFPLPEPLYTEIPKVMSTADPTRKMSASLGEKHNIDVFADPDRMRKQIMSAVTDSGDIKYPAMSPGVENLFSLLKASGQTTSYNDLMSQYQNGTLGYGMLKEQVANAIVEMTEPFRQKLKSLQADKRAVKDQIKQSSARIRERAQQTLREVRELSGLI; encoded by the coding sequence ATGGAAGGCAAAAAACAAGTTCTCTCCTGCATCCAGCCCACCGGAAATGTACATCTCGGCCGTTATTTCGGAGCCATCCAAAACTGGGTAGCACTGCAGGACCAGTATGATTGTTTCTACGGGGTTGTCAATTACCACGGCATGACCACGCCTTTTGATCCGCAAAAACTGCGGACACTGACCTGGGATGTTGCCTTCCGTCTGATCGCCTGCGGCCTGGACGTAAACAATATTTTCATACACTCACTGGTGCCGGAGCATACCGAACTGGCCTGGATCCTGAGCTGCATGACTTCCTATGGCGAACTCACCAGGATGACCCAGTTTAAAGATAAAAGTCAACAGATCTCGGAGTCCAGCAAGGATGCCTTTATATCCACGGGCCTGTTCACCTATCCCGTATTACAGGCAGCGGATATCATTATTTATCACGCCCATTATGTACCGGTGGGCAAGGACCAGGAACAGCATCTCGAACTGACACGGAATATTGCCACACGGTTTAATTATGTCGTAAAAAAGGATTATTTCCCCCTCCCGGAACCATTGTATACCGAAATCCCGAAGGTCATGTCAACCGCCGACCCTACGAGGAAAATGAGTGCATCTCTGGGCGAGAAACATAATATTGATGTTTTTGCGGACCCGGACCGTATGCGTAAACAGATCATGAGCGCCGTGACCGATTCGGGAGATATCAAATATCCCGCCATGAGTCCAGGCGTGGAAAATTTATTCTCCCTGCTGAAAGCTTCAGGCCAGACTACTTCTTACAACGACCTGATGAGTCAGTACCAAAACGGAACCCTGGGTTACGGGATGCTTAAGGAACAAGTGGCCAATGCCATTGTCGAGATGACCGAGCCCTTCCGTCAGAAGTTAAAAAGCCTGCAGGCCGATAAGCGCGCTGTCAAAGACCAAATCAAACAGTCATCTGCCCGGATCCGCGAACGTGCCCAGCAAACCCTGCGGGAAGTGCGCGAACTGTCCGGATTGATTTGA
- a CDS encoding RidA family protein — protein MAKKIIKTETAPAPVGPYNQATQWGDLLFISGQIAIIPEQNTILEGTIEEETHQVLKNIGSILKAAGMDYADVLKCSVFVKDMHLFGRINVIYAEYFGEENAPARELVQVSALPKFVNIEISAIAAKKAS, from the coding sequence ATGGCAAAAAAAATCATCAAAACCGAAACAGCGCCGGCGCCGGTAGGACCTTACAACCAGGCAACCCAGTGGGGTGACCTGCTCTTTATCTCCGGCCAGATTGCTATCATTCCCGAGCAGAATACGATCCTGGAAGGCACCATCGAAGAAGAAACCCACCAGGTGCTGAAAAACATCGGATCCATATTAAAAGCTGCCGGAATGGACTATGCAGATGTGCTCAAGTGCTCGGTATTTGTTAAAGACATGCACCTGTTTGGACGCATCAATGTCATCTATGCCGAATACTTTGGCGAGGAAAATGCTCCGGCCAGGGAATTGGTTCAGGTTAGCGCGTTGCCAAAGTTCGTCAATATCGAGATATCCGCCATCGCCGCTAAAAAAGCATCCTGA
- the rpmF gene encoding 50S ribosomal protein L32: MAHPKSRVSKARKNKRRTHKKLTTPNVAICPTTGEPHLWHRAYWHEGNMYYKGQLVIKAEEAFEE, translated from the coding sequence ATGGCACATCCTAAGTCGCGCGTATCGAAAGCCAGAAAAAACAAGCGCCGCACCCATAAGAAACTTACCACTCCCAACGTGGCGATTTGCCCTACTACGGGTGAACCCCATCTGTGGCACCGTGCCTACTGGCATGAAGGCAATATGTACTATAAAGGCCAGTTGGTGATCAAAGCGGAAGAAGCCTTCGAAGAATAA
- a CDS encoding DUF177 domain-containing protein, translating into MDAKSMFDLPISGLRNGIHHFQFDLGEDFFAGYDQSPVEQGKFHAVVTLEKNSDAMVMDCAIEGKMAAICDRCLEPIQLPVTFEQTYFFRYSEEARDEGDVIYLQPKTPVLNIADMLYETTCLGIPMTKVYACEEDPEAKCNEEILNILQASHEEPNEEPGETESNSVWEVLKKLNYDQNN; encoded by the coding sequence ATGGATGCAAAATCGATGTTTGACCTTCCCATCTCAGGGTTGCGCAATGGTATTCACCATTTTCAATTTGACCTGGGGGAAGACTTTTTCGCAGGATACGATCAGTCTCCGGTAGAACAAGGCAAATTCCATGCAGTGGTGACGCTTGAAAAAAACAGTGATGCCATGGTGATGGATTGTGCTATTGAGGGTAAAATGGCAGCCATTTGTGACCGCTGCCTGGAACCCATCCAACTTCCGGTGACGTTTGAGCAGACGTATTTTTTTCGATACAGTGAGGAGGCAAGGGACGAAGGAGATGTGATCTACCTTCAACCAAAAACGCCGGTACTCAACATTGCCGACATGCTCTATGAAACAACTTGCCTGGGTATTCCCATGACCAAGGTTTATGCATGTGAAGAGGATCCGGAAGCGAAATGCAATGAGGAAATATTAAACATCCTGCAGGCATCCCATGAAGAACCGAATGAAGAGCCCGGGGAAACCGAAAGCAATTCCGTTTGGGAAGTATTAAAAAAGTTAAATTACGATCAAAATAATTAA